aaatttgtaacgctattaaataaaataaaataaaatttgtccCATGTTATAAATTTCTCTTGACTGTAAACACGTCTCTGTTTAACAGTTTAAGACTCCTCTTAGATTCGAATCtcatatttcataattttggaAGTGACATGTAGCGGcttattgattttcttgattcatattttttattttagttatttcaAAGTGTGATACCTTGTGGATAAAGCAAAATCCATATGACCATATTTACATGAGACAAAAGTGAAACCATCTATGTTCAGCTTCAAGAGAAAAACACTTTGTTTcaatttatacatttaaaataaaactgcCACTACTACGTTTCTCCTATTGAAGCAAAATTGGCTCTCACTTGTTTTGCCGTTTCTCTGTGCTTAAATCCGaagcttttacatttttctacaACTTGTGCaatgtttgtttaattgtaCATTTTAGCTAATGGTTACTCTCTTGTGTTTATAAGAAAAGGTACTTTCTTGTGTAATATTTCGTAAAGAACCCAAAACTCTTGcttaattgtatatttttccaaaatgttTAGTAAGTTACATAATCATATTATTCCACTTCTGGTCCTCGTTAGGATGGCCGAGTAGTCTAAGACTATCTACAATGATTACCTATTTATAACACCcactttttcacttttaacaCTCCAcattattttctctctcttccacatCATTATTCAACACCTacataatttttaatcttacaatagttttgtttaataaaattacaacACCTTACCccaccatttttatttcatattttaacctatacattatttttgggtctaaaaatggttttttctgtatttaaatcaaatgaaaatagtCTCTGTTTATAGagaatgaaaatttataaaattttatataaattatatatatataaatatatataaatattatgaaataattgaagttatataattaagatgaaacaaaaatattagaaatcaaagcaaccaatcaaaatataacacTTGTCACACTTATCTTCTCCCTTCTACTTTCACGGATGTTAAAATTTATCAACACTAAATTTGCCACATCAGCTACTTTTCAATTACAAAATACCATTATAgtggaatttgttttttcaccaGTTGTAAAATGGTTTACAACAAACCATTGTAACTAGTCTAAGGCGCTAGAGTCAAGTTCTGGTCCTCGTAAGAGGGCGTGGGTTCAAACCCCACTTCTGACataattaacttaaaataGACATACTGTgtgaaaaaacagaagaagattaaccaacaaaataactAATCTCTATTACAAAGAAACTTTGACCAGAAAAAGGAATCCCTATAACACATAAGAAGAAAGACGATAAGAGTTAGGAATTACttaattattagaaaatattataaatagagaaaaaaacagaagaagagtaaccaaaaaaagtaacTAGTCTCTATTACAAAGAAACTTtgaccagaaaaaaaagaagagcaatTCCTATaacaaataagaagaagagacgatAAGAGCTAAGAATTAGATAACtattagaaaagattataaataGAGGATAGCTATTCATTATTTCTTAAGTACATGAAACacttgcaacaacaaaaaagttaaagataTGGGTGCTAAATGGAATTCAATGATCATAATGGTGTTTGTGGTGACAATGGTAATAGCAATGGAAAATGTCAATGGAGAGACGAGAGCTCAATGCCATGAAGATTGCATTACAGATTGTGCCACCACAGGAATAATTCCGATCAAGTGCCTTCAGAATTGTTACCGTCGATGTCCCGGCAAACCTCGTCGTACATTAGGTCACCATTTTTcagaaggtaaaaaaaaaataaaaatctaacaatTTTGGAAATATGTCAAAGAAAATCTATTTTAATGATTATTGAGAATTTTActaactatataaaatatattccCCTTTGTATCAATAAATTTGAAGTAAGTTTGACTagtgtaataataataatagattAACAATGGAGTGTTCAAATGATTAAACGGTATGCTAATGTTCGAAAATGtggtgaaaaataaaatagcaaCATAACGTTTTGAAAGAGTGAAATTTTGAGATATATTTCGGTAATAAAGTGTTTTAAATCTTAGAAACATCATTGTCACTGTTTAGGTATACATATAGtcttgaaaatattatttttcaaattaaactCAAGAGATTATTTGGAAAAACTAAAGGTTAAAATAATCGATGGTTCTGATTTGTATAGTGGAAGCGCAGACATAGAAGAGACGATGAAGTCATGAATCAGTGTTGGACTCTTGGGAGTTTTAAACTagctcttcttctacttctgtATCCTCCTTATGTAATATGATCATTGTAAGTTTGTAACgctattaaataaaataaaataaaatttgtccCATGTTATAAATTTCTCTTGACTGTAAACACGTCTCTGTTTAACAGTTTAAGACTCCTCTTAGATTCGaatctcatattttataattttggaaGTGACATGTAGCGGcttattgattttcttgattcatatttttgacTTTAGTTATTTCAAAGTGTGATACCTTGTGGATAAAGCAAAATCCATATATATGACCATATTTACATGAGACAAAAGTGAACCAGCTATGTTTCAGCTTCAAGAGAAAAACACTTTGTTTCAATTTATACATTTAAGATAAAACTGCCACTACTACGTTTCTCCTATTGAAGCAAAATTGGCTCTCACTTGTTTTGCCGTTTCTATGTGCTTAAATCCGaagcttttacatttttctacaACTTGTgcaatgtttgttttgattaaagGTTAAACACATGAACTATAGATGGTTTGATTTCAACCACTCGATGCAAACCAGATTTGGAGGCTCTTGTCATAGCGTAGATCATCAGTTGCTCTGATTGAGGAAAGATGGCTTGCTTATCAATCAATTTTATTAGAAGAGCGGCTGGTTCggcctctctctctccatgCCTTCTGCCATTTCGTTCGCACCAGATTGTGTATAATGTAGCTTGGAAAACATAACGAGCAATAAAGCTCTCGATCGACTTGATCATGCCATTGACTGGAGACGGAGATAATTAGTGCAATAGTGCTTGCCAGTTCGTTGAGTATCTTGTTTTGTAGATGTTGCTGCATCTAAAGGGAGACATCCTAAGTTTAATTCGACACCTCTATATTAAACTTATGATGTCGCAAGAAGGACTTAGTTAGTttaacattaaaccaaaaaaaaaaaagaaggactTAGTTTAACTATTTCACActataatttttaaagaaattttcacagaagtggctaaaaaaaaaattgctctCCTGATTTGGCAAAGTGAGATGTGGTTTTCACCATTTGTCTTTTAAATGGTTTTTAGACCAAAATACCCTTAATGGGATCAACCAAACCCCACAGCAGTtggtttcggtttagtttctatggtttagttttaagaaaaaaagaaaaaaaaaatgaaacgaagaaaccaaagaagaagaaaaagaggaagagaaagagatggagagattTGAAAGAGAAGTAGAAAGAAGTTCAAACTTCATTATTCACTTCTTCATATTTCGACATCTCTCCATTGAACTCCAAAATTGAGGAAgaaatttcttgttttcagagatgaacaaaatgcaaaaacaaatcacagaTTCAAACAATTTAGCTTTTTAAACTAAAGATACTCTAGGTTTacaagatttatatataaatagtaattaaaacgtataaaaatgagattttgagaaaacaGCTAAAGATGGCCGCAAAATTAGGTTTGCAGAAAAGGATACACAGGTTGAAGATGACtgaaaaattacaattatacccTTCATTAAATTTCTTCTGTGTACGTATATTCAATTtacagtgtacgtacacaaagTTATTTAGTCGAACGTATATGGTACGATTTCTAATAAGTCAAGCTATTTTATTACGTATTCTTATATCTCAATAATCTCCATACATACATAATAGTTAAATAGATATAGATGgtgaaataatatttgttcCTCATATTGAAAATTATGTACGTATATGTGTAATGTAcgtatatttttgttggtaaattAATGTATGTACATGTGTAATAATATACGTACAtctttgtttgtaaattaaattattaagaaaattttattgataCAATATTAAACCAATATTGGCAGTGGGCGAGATATATTCTAAGACGTTCATACGAtgtgattttgaaatattcttAATTCTTGACGACTTGAGCAGTCAAATGTCATGGACAAGTATCATCAACGCATACCATCACCAATCTTGTAGGATATGACCTAGGTTGCTTGTAGCAAAAAGATTGTTTGATTGCGAGAtaagacattgtttgttgtatgACTTTTCTGTTCTTAAAAACACTCTCCAATTtatagtgtacgtacattggTACAAACCATGTTGACACATAGTTCTTGGAGTCACAGCTGGTGTACGGTCACCCGGGTGAGAAATGTTATCTCCGCCAGGTACACGCTGACTTGTGTACGTACACTCTGCCAACAGAAGACTGAATTCCCTTGGATGTTGAACAGTCAGCTGTGTGAGAATGATGTTCTCCTCAACATTCCCTATTCCATATTCTTCTACAATTTCATCGTTCCACTTGTTGTAATCATAATCTTCGCCACTACTTTCACTACCATCAATAGTAGGATCGATGGTACTTCCCTCATAGATCCATCGTCACCCTGATAATCATCATACCCATCACCATCTTCGTTGTCCCCCCCcccatcttcatcctcatctgTTTTATCGTCTTCAATGTCGTCTTCCTAATCTACGGcctcattattttcatcaacatttaaAACACTATCACACACACGGTCACTTTCAGCATCGTCACCATGAGTCCTAGAGACATTATTCCTGAGTGTCTTGACAGTTGTAATGATAGAGACAAACAAGTTGAGAGAAGGATACCCACcacgaataaaaaaaattgtatccCACCCTCACTTGACTGTCAATGTAGACAGGAGGGCGTTTAGTATCTATCATCACTAACATCTCTCTCGGTATCCAGTAACTAATTATGGGATTGATCTCTATGGACTTCAAACATCTCTCTCGGTATCCAGTAACTAATTATGGGATTGATCTCTATGGACTTCAAACTGAAAGTCTCGCTTACTGTACATACAAATTCCGTGTACGTCATGTTTTCCTTAACACGTACACAGCGACCAAACATGTCTTCCTCTGGttcaaatttccatttttcttctttgcatttcCACTCACCGACCATAGTAAATACGAGATTATCCATTACCCAACTGCATCATAAATTCAGGAGAAACCCAATAAATGCAACTGAAAACATGATTATatcgacaaaaacaaatagaatttCGTTATACGCacttataaacataaatatctacacatttaccattttcaactaacaaaattagaaataaaaaaattctggatatttttataaaaaacaaaattgatttcgAACACAATGAAGATCATAGtgtattataacaaaaaaaatctttaaaacttcatTACTTACACGATAATGCTTGTCTTGGCCCCAAACTTCGTAAATAAACAAGATCAACACATCTTCAACATCAATGTACGTTAGCaattaatgtttgtttctGGGTTCATCTTTAACTCAacaattattatcaataattttataatattataacatataatgatgattttgcattaattGTGACAAGAATCACGTCTAAACTTTTTGGGCCATTAAATGTTGACgtcatttagtttttaaaggaaaaaatctCCCTTCTAACTGTACAGCCGCACTCCtcaaagtgaaacaaaaatatctccAACTAAACCGGAACAGTGTACCTAACTAAACCTGACTAACTAAACCGTACATTCAATAGTTTCTCAACTGTAGCAGCAAAGGTAAAATGGTCAAATTTTAgctgaaaagacaaaacgtAAAAACCACATTTGATTTTGCCAACccctgaaaataaaacatggtcAAAGGGTGTGACATGCAAATTACCCTAATTTTTAATGCAGACTTTATCATTTACACAGTTgacttgtatatatttttggaaattttgtgAGAGTCAGAAAATGACCAGcagttctttttctttctttataattGCTGGTCGggtttctttaaataaattttaaaaaaaaaaagactttctTTACCAAAGAAAGTAAGCGCATGAAATATaagcaaattattttttctgaacAACTTGAGATCCACAGCGCAATTCGACACATGCTCTAAAATTATCGCATTAATAtggtttgtattttataagaaagcttcttaaaaatatattcttagaATAGTGTTATTTAATGGTAATTCAATTTGGTCATAAAGAAACTaataaatcttaaaatgtTTTGGAAATAGAAAGTCTTCGTCATATAGCAAaccctttaacaaaaatgtaCTCATATAATAGTAGTCAATCGAAACAGACGATAACGTGTATACAAATACGTGACCATAATTGTTTAGATATATTGAAACTGTCAGACAATTTTGAAAAGTCGTATTAACAATTACGTTGTTAATGTAGTTTGGTGTTGATCTTGCGTATATAAAGGAAAGCTTGACGAAAGTAATTGCatcagagaaaaagaattaaaacaCCCGAGACATCACAACAAAGAAGTAGTCGAAACCTAATTAATCCATCAATGGCGATGTCGGGAACATACATGACGGACGTGCCTCTGAATGGATCGGCCGAGAAACACTACAAGTTGTGGAGTAGCGAGACCCATCGCATCCCTGACACTATCGGCCACCTCATCCAAGGTGTCATCCTCCACGAGGGCGATTGGGACTCTCACGGCTCCATCAAGACATGGAAGTACAATCTTGGTTCGTATTTCTACTCATTATCTCATATATGTATAACTATTCCATTTATTcctaaaacattattttctaaaccTTTTTGTTCTACAAAAACTGATTTTCTAAATGTCTTTAATTAATTCTATgttaataatttgtaaacataaaaaaattctcattgaaaatattttaatttatgaatgGTTATTGGTccataattatataatattttttattgagaGTAAATAATGTATTTAAAATAAGTAAACACTAAtcagtgtttctttttctttttgtgtaaaAAGTCCTAAATAATATCAATCGGTTAGGAAGAGAGTACATGTGCTGCATTCATGAGTATCCACATATCAATCACTAGTCAGTGCGCTGCATTCATGGTATCCACATTacaaatgatttgttttaatatgGAAAAAGTAGGGTTTATTTAGTATAGTAAGAAATGAATGTGTTTGGTCATCATTCATTATATATGAAGATGGGAAGGAGGAAGAGTTTAAGGAGAGAACAGAGATAGACGAAGAGAAGATGGCGGTGACGATGACTGCGCTCGATGGTCAAGTCATGGAGGAGCTTAAGGTGTATATCCCAAATCTACAATTCATCCCCGAGTCCCAAAATGCTTGTGTCTGCAAAGTTAGTGTGAAGTGGGAGAAACGCACCGAAGACTCAGAACCCGCCAAGTTTTATAAGTTTCTCGAGAAGATGATTGCTGATTCGGATGACCACATTCTCCATAACCAGGAATGATGGATCGATATGCttaatcatcatcacattCTCCGTTTATTATATAcgtttattgtttgtttgtaatttgtgTTCATCTCGTACCTGATATTACTActtcttaatttatatatataacaataacatCCTGGTGTTGTATGTCCAACGTTTATTTCTATACGTAtcgtttatttttattctatttttttggaagGTATGGCAAAGAGATTTTCAATTGCTCTCAGCATAGCTGTCACTTGTTTTGCTATTTGGAGGAGACATTTAATCTATTGTCTAAAAGACTTAGGGACAACATATGGTAATGATAATCTCCTTACAAAAGCATAGCACTCTCTACATAATCGAAAAAAGGTACCATTACAGAAATCTGAGGGAAAAGAGTTCCTAAATCAAACGCAACAGTTCTAAACCTAAGCCTATTTGTCTTGAGATCATAATAGACAACATGAGTCATACCGAATCTTACATCGCAATCGTAAGGTGCGAATATAATCTCACCCGTGTGAATATTGCCTGTAATGAGAAATGCATCGTCGTCGTCTTGTCCAAATAAATGCATAGAATGACAAATAGAGAAACGTATCTTCGACCATTTCTCAGCATCTTCCATAACCCACAATTCAAATGTATGAAGTGAAGTTTCAAAGGCTAAAGCTACTTTCCCATGGTATTTTATCAAAGATGGAGAATGCCCCGGGCGGTAACATTGTATGCTACTCTCGTTTAATCTTGAAACGAGATCCAACTTTTCGGTCCTCACATCGAATCTCATTAAGCACCATTCCAACATATCCCCGCCCGTAAAAGCGCCATAATACAAAACCCCATCCATGCACACACTGTTAGTTTTGGGACGGTGATGAATGTTACATTCAATCATCCTCCACGATTGTTCAACTTTTTGTACTCCTCCTAATGTGAACACTTGATGTTCAGAAGACGGAACATTCAAGTAATCATTCATTCTTTCCGACATGCACAGTACTTTATATTGGCCATAGACTGGATCGTATCCGAAAAAGCTTTGGATGATCTTGCTTCTTGATTTCACTTTGGGTAAGTAAATGGACTTACCTGTTCTAGGGTTAGTTATAAGTTGTTGCTGACCATATCCAAAGCATATCAAGCCACTCACGTAATGAATATCGCAGCTACGCCGATTCGGGATTTGGCAGTTGGtgcgagagagagaagaaagaactcATTTCCCCGCTGAGAAAGTTGATGAAGACAAGTAGAAGAACCATTTGTGGTGTCCTTTATCTTTATCTAAGCTATTGAGAGCATAGAGCAGATGTGGCTGAATTGACGAGAACAAGAACGGGAACGATCTGATGAAATATGGACTTCGGATGATTTCTGACCATAACTTGGACACAAGGAGAAACCTCGATACATCTTTCAAAGGCAATCTCTTCACGATCTCGATCACTATGTCTATACGAACCGAATCCGAATCGTTCCTGATCTCTGTCTTTTTAGTGCGACGTCTCGTCATTCTCATGacgtttcttgtttctcaaagCATAAACCCTAACTTTTTCCCCACGGTCTCCTCTCTTATTAATGTATAGGAGACATGGACGATTTGGACTAAGAAGGCCCAAAGAGACAGGATTTGGACTTTAGGACAATCTTCTAGTACTAAATAATCTTGtgaacaaaaatattggtTCAAGAtggtaaataaataaataaatccatATTTTCATGAAAAAAAGTGTTACCATCTCTGTTTCATTCTGCATCAAGACAAACTCTACGATCCAATATATGCACATAAGATCAAACTCCCACTACGATATTTCTCCTAATCCGtagaagtaagaaaaaaattaagagtaaCGCAACATGAACATTGGTTAGAACATCTCTTGTACACCGTAGATGTCACTTGTTTTGCTCTTTGGGGGAGGCAGTTTTTCTAACACCCAGCTCGGAGAGTCACTTAGCCAGAGACCTACACCGGTTTCTTTGTGCTTAAAATCCGGCGATTTTGGGGTTCTCTACATGGATTAGAACTATAAATGATTAGTATGTTACCTATATGTGAAAACGATTGGTTAAATGTAACGGAATTTTCACCTTGTCCACTCTATTGTCCCACCACTTATTCATGTTATCTACCAAGTCCTTCCATGATTCCTCTCCGGCTTCACATGTTGAAAGAAGCAAGattgttaaagaaaattcGAATTGCATCTTCCGAGTCAGAGACGAAAAGATTAGTTGTCATTCCAATTCATAGAATACTGCAGATTCATTGGTAAGAAAACTGTTTCCTTACCCTTTGGTTGTTTTGCGTATTTTGGAATATCAAACTTCACGTCTTTGAGCTCGGACAATATCTCTGTAGGAGCATTGTTAAGCCAAAGCGCTTGACTCccgtctttcttcttgaaatcAGGGTGTTTAGGATTAACCTGTAGACAGAGAtgtcaagaaagaaaaagaaaggagaacCTTAGCCAAATGTATCACAGAATTGTAACAAATAGAACCACTAAGACAAGTTTCATTACCGATCCATTCTGTTTCATTTCACGGTAATCACACCATTCATTCGGTTTATCAACAAGATCAAACCAAAGATTAGTTCCaaattctcttcctctttgaACGCTAGctaagaacaagaagatgaatgtTCATGGttataatcaattttaaacAGCCAAACCAGTAAGGATATTacagtaaagaaaaaaaagaaacggGAATGATGCGCTAGACGCTTACCAGAATGCTTTAGCACACCTTCATTTTGATCCAACGTTGGCAAAACCTTTGGCATGGCTTTAGAACCTTCAATGTAGTGGAGATCACGAACCATTACTTGATGTGAAAAGCTACCATGAAAGCTTTTAAACAACTGAACATGTGCTTGGTCAGAATTTGCTCCAGATTGAATCACATCTCCTAAAATCTGTCCAGTAATATGAACCCGATCGTTTTTCTTCAAATAAGAGTTAGCCGTATGAGCTAAATCCCCTTCAAACAGTACCGGAATCCTGATGttcacaaaatcaataaatttctTATCAATAACAATATAGTAATGCATCATCCTAACAAACATCATTTCAATTTCAACTCAATAACAGCCCAAAATCTAGCAAAATGGACCATAGGTACtcaacaaaattcagaatcaAAACCATAATTTCAGAGTTCATGGCTTAAAGTCTTAAACTTTACACGAACCAAATCCACAGGTaatcaacaaaattcagaaCCAAAACCCATAAATTCACATTTCATGGCTTAAAGTCTTAAACTTTATAAGAACCAACCTACAAGACAATCAACAAAACTCAgaatcaaaacccaaaacttcACAAATCATGGCTTAAAGACTTGACTTTAGCCAAGTACAGAGTTACAAAACGACAATAGACCAACATGCAAAActctaaaacccaaaaaagcaacaaacttTCAAAAGACTAACCAGAAGTTACTAGATGAATCAGACTCAGACTTGGAATCAGAAGAAGGTTCATGAGAAATGACTGTGCCTGCCCAGAATTTTCCATCGAGTGTAGAGTCGAACTGAACTGGTTGGTGAACGTAACCAATTAAATCTATAGAGTTCGCGATTTTGGGTTGGTACGGTACCTCCATCGGTCTCGGCCACTCCTCCGACGATTTCTCAGCTCtgtttcctcctcctcctccgcgAGTACGGCTACTACTTTCCgtagaagaagttgaaagaaaTTGCTGAGAAGAAAGAACCCATGATTTTCTAGCAGTTGAATTTAACGAAGGTCTTATCGATTTCGAAATTGATCTTCCAAGAAACTGCATTTCGtgaagattcaaacttttagccttttagggtttatggggtttgacgacaaaaaaagaaagactacGCCTTTTTAGATTCTCGGGTTCGTCAATAAACGGTGCCGTTTCTTCACAAAGTCGTTTCGCGGCAAAAAACTAAACGATGTCGTTTCGCGTACAATAGTGCCCTTACGAAACGATGCTGTTTTTGACGGGGCTGATTTAGAAAACGTAGCTTTTGTGAGggttattttgtaatttatttttgtttagtttgtcACTTCGCCGTGCGCGGCGGGAGAGAACGCTGGCGGAAAAAAGAAATCGGAAAACtggagaaaccctaaatcgacGAAAAGGAGAGACCTTTGAATCGAAGCTTGGTGTGTTTATACTATGAAGAGTCAATGGTCTAATTTTCATCAggtttttcatctttctctgaTCTTAGACCCCCAATTCCGAACCATCTCTGATTCTATTCCCAAACTCGTTGTTTTTGCAGATTGGGAGAAACTCTTTCTTAGCTGCTTCTACTGTTTACGTTTCAAACGAATTCAACTTCTTAAACACTTCTCTTCTTAATC
This sequence is a window from Arabidopsis thaliana chromosome 1 sequence. Protein-coding genes within it:
- the OSB4 gene encoding organellar single-stranded DNA binding protein 4 (organellar single-stranded DNA binding protein 4 (OSB4); FUNCTIONS IN: single-stranded DNA binding; INVOLVED IN: biological_process unknown; LOCATED IN: chloroplast; EXPRESSED IN: 21 plant structures; EXPRESSED DURING: 12 growth stages; CONTAINS InterPro DOMAIN/s: Nucleic acid-binding, OB-fold-like (InterPro:IPR016027), Nucleic acid-binding, OB-fold (InterPro:IPR012340), Primosome PriB/single-strand DNA-binding (InterPro:IPR000424); BEST Arabidopsis thaliana protein match is: plastid transcriptionally active 9 (TAIR:AT4G20010.1); Has 227 Blast hits to 149 proteins in 27 species: Archae - 0; Bacteria - 22; Metazoa - 0; Fungi - 0; Plants - 202; Viruses - 0; Other Eukaryotes - 3 (source: NCBI BLink).) is translated as MQFLGRSISKSIRPSLNSTARKSWVLSSQQFLSTSSTESSSRTRGGGGGNRAEKSSEEWPRPMEVPYQPKIANSIDLIGYVHQPVQFDSTLDGKFWAGTVISHEPSSDSKSESDSSSNFWIPVLFEGDLAHTANSYLKKNDRVHITGQILGDVIQSGANSDQAHVQLFKSFHGSFSHQVMVRDLHYIEGSKAMPKVLPTLDQNEGVLKHSASVQRGREFGTNLWFDLVDKPNEWCDYREMKQNGSVNPKHPDFKKKDGSQALWLNNAPTEILSELKDVKFDIPKYAKQPKAGEESWKDLVDNMNKWWDNRVDKRTPKSPDFKHKETGVGLWLSDSPSWVLEKLPPPKSKTSDIYGVQEMF
- a CDS encoding F-box/associated interaction domain protein (F-box and associated interaction domains-containing protein; CONTAINS InterPro DOMAIN/s: F-box domain, cyclin-like (InterPro:IPR001810), F-box domain, Skp2-like (InterPro:IPR022364), F-box associated domain, type 3 (InterPro:IPR013187), F-box associated interaction domain (InterPro:IPR017451); BEST Arabidopsis thaliana protein match is: F-box associated ubiquitination effector family protein (TAIR:AT4G11590.1); Has 1034 Blast hits to 1003 proteins in 28 species: Archae - 0; Bacteria - 0; Metazoa - 0; Fungi - 0; Plants - 1034; Viruses - 0; Other Eukaryotes - 0 (source: NCBI BLink).), whose protein sequence is MRMTRRRTKKTEIRNDSDSVRIDIVIEIVKRLPLKDVSRFLLVSKLWSEIIRSPYFIRSFPFLFSSIQPHLLYALNSLDKDKGHHKCCDIHYVSGLICFGYGQQQLITNPRTGKSIYLPKVKSRSKIIQSFFGYDPVYGQYKVLCMSERMNDYLNVPSSEHQVFTLGGVQKVEQSWRMIECNIHHRPKTNSVCMDGVLYYGAFTGGDMLEWCLMRFDVRTEKLDLVSRLNESSIQCYRPGHSPSLIKYHGKVALAFETSLHTFELWVMEDAEKWSKIRFSICHSMHLFGQDDDDAFLITGNIHTGEIIFAPYDCDVRFGMTHVVYYDLKTNRLRFRTVAFDLGTLFPQISVMVPFFDYVESAMLL
- a CDS encoding Plant thionin family protein (Plant thionin family protein; LOCATED IN: endomembrane system; BEST Arabidopsis thaliana protein match is: Plant thionin family protein (TAIR:AT1G30972.1); Has 9 Blast hits to 9 proteins in 2 species: Archae - 0; Bacteria - 0; Metazoa - 0; Fungi - 0; Plants - 9; Viruses - 0; Other Eukaryotes - 0 (source: NCBI BLink).); the protein is MGAKWNSMIIMVFVVTMVIAMENVNGETRAQCHEDCITDCATTGIIPIKCLQNCYRRCPGKPRRTLGHHFSEGKKKIKI
- a CDS encoding Plant thionin family protein (Plant thionin family protein; LOCATED IN: endomembrane system; BEST Arabidopsis thaliana protein match is: Plant thionin family protein (TAIR:AT1G30972.2); Has 30201 Blast hits to 17322 proteins in 780 species: Archae - 12; Bacteria - 1396; Metazoa - 17338; Fungi - 3422; Plants - 5037; Viruses - 0; Other Eukaryotes - 2996 (source: NCBI BLink).); protein product: MGAKWNSMIIMVFVVTMVIAMENVNGETRAQCHEDCITDCATTGIIPIKCLQNCYRRCPGKPRRTLGHHFSEVEAQT
- a CDS encoding Polyketide cyclase/dehydrase and lipid transport superfamily protein (Polyketide cyclase/dehydrase and lipid transport superfamily protein; FUNCTIONS IN: molecular_function unknown; INVOLVED IN: response to biotic stimulus, defense response; LOCATED IN: cellular_component unknown; EXPRESSED IN: sperm cell, root; CONTAINS InterPro DOMAIN/s: Bet v I allergen (InterPro:IPR000916); BEST Arabidopsis thaliana protein match is: Polyketide cyclase/dehydrase and lipid transport superfamily protein (TAIR:AT1G14960.1); Has 333 Blast hits to 305 proteins in 33 species: Archae - 0; Bacteria - 0; Metazoa - 0; Fungi - 0; Plants - 333; Viruses - 0; Other Eukaryotes - 0 (source: NCBI BLink).); translated protein: MAMSGTYMTDVPLNGSAEKHYKLWSSETHRIPDTIGHLIQGVILHEGDWDSHGSIKTWKYNLDGKEEEFKERTEIDEEKMAVTMTALDGQVMEELKVYIPNLQFIPESQNACVCKVSVKWEKRTEDSEPAKFYKFLEKMIADSDDHILHNQE